One segment of Canis aureus isolate CA01 chromosome 27, VMU_Caureus_v.1.0, whole genome shotgun sequence DNA contains the following:
- the SCARB1 gene encoding scavenger receptor class B member 1 isoform X5 — protein sequence MIQRPSEEGHHLDFNQPGSRPEAEVVRVQDLGQTGGHNPPVQNVRIDPNSLSFNMWKEIPVPFYLSVYFFDVVNPDAVLLGQKPQVRERGPYVYREFRHKSNITFNDNDTVSFLEYRSFQFQPDKSHGLESDYIVMPNILVLAAAMMMEDKPMSLKLIMTLAFSTLGERAFMNRTIGEIMWGYEDPLIHLINKYLPNMLPFKGKFGLFAELNNSDSGIFTVFTGVKDFSRIHLVDKWNGLSKVNFWHSDQCNMINGTSGQMWAPFMTPETSLEFYSPEACRSMKLIYKESGTFQGIPTYRFVAPSTLFANGSVYPPNEGFCPCLESGIQNVSTCRFNAPLFLSHPHFYNADPMLAEAVLGLHPNQEEHSLFLDIHPVTGIPMNCSVKLQLSLYIKAIKGIGQTGKIQPVVLPLVWFEESGAMEGKPLKTFYTQLVLMPNVLHYAQYVLLALGCILLLIPIIHQLRSQEKCYLFWSSSKKGSKDKEAIQAYSESLMTPAPKGTVLQEARL from the exons GGAGCCGTCCTGAGGCAGAAGTGGTTAGAGTGCAGGATTTGGGGCAGACTGGAGGTCACAACCCTCCAGTGCAA AATGTGCGCATCGACCCCAATAGCCTGTCCTTCAACATGTGGAAGGAGATCCCTGTCCCCTTCTACCTGTCCGTCTACTTCTTCGACGTTGTCAACCCCGATGCAGTCCTCCTGGGGCAGAAGCCGCAGGTGCGGGAGCGCGGGCCCTACGTGTACAG GGAGTTCAGACACAAGAGCAACATCACCTTCAATGACAATGACACAGTGTCATTCCTTGAGTATCGCAGCTTCCAGTTCCAGCCTGACAAATCCCATGGCTTAGAGAGCGACTATATCGTCATGCCCAACATCCTGGTTTTG GCTGCGGCGATGATGATGGAAGATAAGCCCATGAGCCTGAAGCTTATCATGACTTTGGCGTTCAGCACCCTTGGGGAGCGTGCCTTCATGAACCGCACCATAGGCGAGATCATGTGGGGCTATGAGGACCCCCTCATACACCTCATCAACAAGTACCTCCCAAACATGTTACCCTTCAAGGGCAAGTTTGGGCTATTTGCAGAG CTGAACAATTCTGATTCTGGGATCTTCACCGTGTTCACGGGGGTCAAAGACTTCAGCAGGATCCACCTCGTGGACAAGTGGAATGGGCTCAGCAAG GTCAACTTCTGGCATTCTGATCAGTGCAACATGATCAACGGGACTTCGGGACAGATGTGGGCACCGTTTATGACTCCTGAGACTTCGCTGGAATTCTACAGCCCTGAGGCCTGCCG GTCCATGAAACTTATCTACAAGGAGTCGGGGACGTTCCAAGGCATCCCCACCTATCGCTTCGTGGCCCCCAGCACCTTATTCGCCAACGGCTCTGTCTACCCGCCCAACGAGGGCTTCTGCCCATGCCTGGAGTCTGGAATTCAGAACGTCAGCACCTGCAGGTTCA ATGCGCCCTTGTTTCTCTCCCACCCTCACTTCTACAATGCTGACCCGATGCTGGCAGAGGCAGTGCTTGGCCTCCACCCCAACCAAGAGGAGCATTCCTTATTCCTGGACATCCACCCG GTCACTGGGATCCCCATGAACTGCTCCGTGAAACTGCAGCTGAGCCTGTATATCAAGGCCATTAAAGGCATCGG ACAAACGGGGAAGATCCAGCCCGTGGTCCTGCCATTGGTGTGGTTTGAAGAG AGCGGGGCAATGGAAGGCAAGCCCCTGAAGACCTTCTATACCCAGCTTGTGTTGATGCCCAATGTGTTGCACTACGCCCAGTACGTCCTCCTCGCGCTGGGCTGCATCCTGCTGCTCATCCCCATCATCCACCAGTTGCGGAGCCAA gagaaatgctatttattttggaGTAGTAGTAAAAAGGGCTCAAAGGATAAGGAGGCCATTCAGGCCTATTCTGAATCCCTGATGACACCAGCTCCCAAGGGCACTGTGCTACAAGAAGCAAGACTGTAG
- the SCARB1 gene encoding scavenger receptor class B member 1 isoform X7, with protein sequence MDGSGSRPEAEVVRVQDLGQTGGHNPPVQNVRIDPNSLSFNMWKEIPVPFYLSVYFFDVVNPDAVLLGQKPQVRERGPYVYREFRHKSNITFNDNDTVSFLEYRSFQFQPDKSHGLESDYIVMPNILVLAAAMMMEDKPMSLKLIMTLAFSTLGERAFMNRTIGEIMWGYEDPLIHLINKYLPNMLPFKGKFGLFAELNNSDSGIFTVFTGVKDFSRIHLVDKWNGLSKVNFWHSDQCNMINGTSGQMWAPFMTPETSLEFYSPEACRSMKLIYKESGTFQGIPTYRFVAPSTLFANGSVYPPNEGFCPCLESGIQNVSTCRFNAPLFLSHPHFYNADPMLAEAVLGLHPNQEEHSLFLDIHPVTGIPMNCSVKLQLSLYIKAIKGIGQTGKIQPVVLPLVWFEESGAMEGKPLKTFYTQLVLMPNVLHYAQYVLLALGCILLLIPIIHQLRSQEKCYLFWSSSKKGSKDKEAIQAYSESLMTPAPKGTVLQEARL encoded by the exons GGAGCCGTCCTGAGGCAGAAGTGGTTAGAGTGCAGGATTTGGGGCAGACTGGAGGTCACAACCCTCCAGTGCAA AATGTGCGCATCGACCCCAATAGCCTGTCCTTCAACATGTGGAAGGAGATCCCTGTCCCCTTCTACCTGTCCGTCTACTTCTTCGACGTTGTCAACCCCGATGCAGTCCTCCTGGGGCAGAAGCCGCAGGTGCGGGAGCGCGGGCCCTACGTGTACAG GGAGTTCAGACACAAGAGCAACATCACCTTCAATGACAATGACACAGTGTCATTCCTTGAGTATCGCAGCTTCCAGTTCCAGCCTGACAAATCCCATGGCTTAGAGAGCGACTATATCGTCATGCCCAACATCCTGGTTTTG GCTGCGGCGATGATGATGGAAGATAAGCCCATGAGCCTGAAGCTTATCATGACTTTGGCGTTCAGCACCCTTGGGGAGCGTGCCTTCATGAACCGCACCATAGGCGAGATCATGTGGGGCTATGAGGACCCCCTCATACACCTCATCAACAAGTACCTCCCAAACATGTTACCCTTCAAGGGCAAGTTTGGGCTATTTGCAGAG CTGAACAATTCTGATTCTGGGATCTTCACCGTGTTCACGGGGGTCAAAGACTTCAGCAGGATCCACCTCGTGGACAAGTGGAATGGGCTCAGCAAG GTCAACTTCTGGCATTCTGATCAGTGCAACATGATCAACGGGACTTCGGGACAGATGTGGGCACCGTTTATGACTCCTGAGACTTCGCTGGAATTCTACAGCCCTGAGGCCTGCCG GTCCATGAAACTTATCTACAAGGAGTCGGGGACGTTCCAAGGCATCCCCACCTATCGCTTCGTGGCCCCCAGCACCTTATTCGCCAACGGCTCTGTCTACCCGCCCAACGAGGGCTTCTGCCCATGCCTGGAGTCTGGAATTCAGAACGTCAGCACCTGCAGGTTCA ATGCGCCCTTGTTTCTCTCCCACCCTCACTTCTACAATGCTGACCCGATGCTGGCAGAGGCAGTGCTTGGCCTCCACCCCAACCAAGAGGAGCATTCCTTATTCCTGGACATCCACCCG GTCACTGGGATCCCCATGAACTGCTCCGTGAAACTGCAGCTGAGCCTGTATATCAAGGCCATTAAAGGCATCGG ACAAACGGGGAAGATCCAGCCCGTGGTCCTGCCATTGGTGTGGTTTGAAGAG AGCGGGGCAATGGAAGGCAAGCCCCTGAAGACCTTCTATACCCAGCTTGTGTTGATGCCCAATGTGTTGCACTACGCCCAGTACGTCCTCCTCGCGCTGGGCTGCATCCTGCTGCTCATCCCCATCATCCACCAGTTGCGGAGCCAA gagaaatgctatttattttggaGTAGTAGTAAAAAGGGCTCAAAGGATAAGGAGGCCATTCAGGCCTATTCTGAATCCCTGATGACACCAGCTCCCAAGGGCACTGTGCTACAAGAAGCAAGACTGTAG
- the SCARB1 gene encoding scavenger receptor class B member 1 isoform X4 has translation MGSRSRARWAAAGLGFTGLLCAVLGAVMIVVVPTLIKQQVLKNVRIDPNSLSFNMWKEIPVPFYLSVYFFDVVNPDAVLLGQKPQVRERGPYVYREFRHKSNITFNDNDTVSFLEYRSFQFQPDKSHGLESDYIVMPNILVLAAAMMMEDKPMSLKLIMTLAFSTLGERAFMNRTIGEIMWGYEDPLIHLINKYLPNMLPFKGKFGLFAELNNSDSGIFTVFTGVKDFSRIHLVDKWNGLSKVNFWHSDQCNMINGTSGQMWAPFMTPETSLEFYSPEACRSMKLIYKESGTFQGIPTYRFVAPSTLFANGSVYPPNEGFCPCLESGIQNVSTCRFNAPLFLSHPHFYNADPMLAEAVLGLHPNQEEHSLFLDIHPVTGIPMNCSVKLQLSLYIKAIKGIGQTGKIQPVVLPLVWFEESGAMEGKPLKTFYTQLVLMPNVLHYAQYVLLALGCILLLIPIIHQLRSQEKCYLFWSSSKKGSKDKEAIQAYSESLMTPAPKGTVLQEARL, from the exons AATGTGCGCATCGACCCCAATAGCCTGTCCTTCAACATGTGGAAGGAGATCCCTGTCCCCTTCTACCTGTCCGTCTACTTCTTCGACGTTGTCAACCCCGATGCAGTCCTCCTGGGGCAGAAGCCGCAGGTGCGGGAGCGCGGGCCCTACGTGTACAG GGAGTTCAGACACAAGAGCAACATCACCTTCAATGACAATGACACAGTGTCATTCCTTGAGTATCGCAGCTTCCAGTTCCAGCCTGACAAATCCCATGGCTTAGAGAGCGACTATATCGTCATGCCCAACATCCTGGTTTTG GCTGCGGCGATGATGATGGAAGATAAGCCCATGAGCCTGAAGCTTATCATGACTTTGGCGTTCAGCACCCTTGGGGAGCGTGCCTTCATGAACCGCACCATAGGCGAGATCATGTGGGGCTATGAGGACCCCCTCATACACCTCATCAACAAGTACCTCCCAAACATGTTACCCTTCAAGGGCAAGTTTGGGCTATTTGCAGAG CTGAACAATTCTGATTCTGGGATCTTCACCGTGTTCACGGGGGTCAAAGACTTCAGCAGGATCCACCTCGTGGACAAGTGGAATGGGCTCAGCAAG GTCAACTTCTGGCATTCTGATCAGTGCAACATGATCAACGGGACTTCGGGACAGATGTGGGCACCGTTTATGACTCCTGAGACTTCGCTGGAATTCTACAGCCCTGAGGCCTGCCG GTCCATGAAACTTATCTACAAGGAGTCGGGGACGTTCCAAGGCATCCCCACCTATCGCTTCGTGGCCCCCAGCACCTTATTCGCCAACGGCTCTGTCTACCCGCCCAACGAGGGCTTCTGCCCATGCCTGGAGTCTGGAATTCAGAACGTCAGCACCTGCAGGTTCA ATGCGCCCTTGTTTCTCTCCCACCCTCACTTCTACAATGCTGACCCGATGCTGGCAGAGGCAGTGCTTGGCCTCCACCCCAACCAAGAGGAGCATTCCTTATTCCTGGACATCCACCCG GTCACTGGGATCCCCATGAACTGCTCCGTGAAACTGCAGCTGAGCCTGTATATCAAGGCCATTAAAGGCATCGG ACAAACGGGGAAGATCCAGCCCGTGGTCCTGCCATTGGTGTGGTTTGAAGAG AGCGGGGCAATGGAAGGCAAGCCCCTGAAGACCTTCTATACCCAGCTTGTGTTGATGCCCAATGTGTTGCACTACGCCCAGTACGTCCTCCTCGCGCTGGGCTGCATCCTGCTGCTCATCCCCATCATCCACCAGTTGCGGAGCCAA gagaaatgctatttattttggaGTAGTAGTAAAAAGGGCTCAAAGGATAAGGAGGCCATTCAGGCCTATTCTGAATCCCTGATGACACCAGCTCCCAAGGGCACTGTGCTACAAGAAGCAAGACTGTAG
- the SCARB1 gene encoding scavenger receptor class B member 1 isoform X8, protein MGQNVRIDPNSLSFNMWKEIPVPFYLSVYFFDVVNPDAVLLGQKPQVRERGPYVYREFRHKSNITFNDNDTVSFLEYRSFQFQPDKSHGLESDYIVMPNILVLAAAMMMEDKPMSLKLIMTLAFSTLGERAFMNRTIGEIMWGYEDPLIHLINKYLPNMLPFKGKFGLFAELNNSDSGIFTVFTGVKDFSRIHLVDKWNGLSKVNFWHSDQCNMINGTSGQMWAPFMTPETSLEFYSPEACRSMKLIYKESGTFQGIPTYRFVAPSTLFANGSVYPPNEGFCPCLESGIQNVSTCRFNAPLFLSHPHFYNADPMLAEAVLGLHPNQEEHSLFLDIHPVTGIPMNCSVKLQLSLYIKAIKGIGQTGKIQPVVLPLVWFEESGAMEGKPLKTFYTQLVLMPNVLHYAQYVLLALGCILLLIPIIHQLRSQEKCYLFWSSSKKGSKDKEAIQAYSESLMTPAPKGTVLQEARL, encoded by the exons AATGTGCGCATCGACCCCAATAGCCTGTCCTTCAACATGTGGAAGGAGATCCCTGTCCCCTTCTACCTGTCCGTCTACTTCTTCGACGTTGTCAACCCCGATGCAGTCCTCCTGGGGCAGAAGCCGCAGGTGCGGGAGCGCGGGCCCTACGTGTACAG GGAGTTCAGACACAAGAGCAACATCACCTTCAATGACAATGACACAGTGTCATTCCTTGAGTATCGCAGCTTCCAGTTCCAGCCTGACAAATCCCATGGCTTAGAGAGCGACTATATCGTCATGCCCAACATCCTGGTTTTG GCTGCGGCGATGATGATGGAAGATAAGCCCATGAGCCTGAAGCTTATCATGACTTTGGCGTTCAGCACCCTTGGGGAGCGTGCCTTCATGAACCGCACCATAGGCGAGATCATGTGGGGCTATGAGGACCCCCTCATACACCTCATCAACAAGTACCTCCCAAACATGTTACCCTTCAAGGGCAAGTTTGGGCTATTTGCAGAG CTGAACAATTCTGATTCTGGGATCTTCACCGTGTTCACGGGGGTCAAAGACTTCAGCAGGATCCACCTCGTGGACAAGTGGAATGGGCTCAGCAAG GTCAACTTCTGGCATTCTGATCAGTGCAACATGATCAACGGGACTTCGGGACAGATGTGGGCACCGTTTATGACTCCTGAGACTTCGCTGGAATTCTACAGCCCTGAGGCCTGCCG GTCCATGAAACTTATCTACAAGGAGTCGGGGACGTTCCAAGGCATCCCCACCTATCGCTTCGTGGCCCCCAGCACCTTATTCGCCAACGGCTCTGTCTACCCGCCCAACGAGGGCTTCTGCCCATGCCTGGAGTCTGGAATTCAGAACGTCAGCACCTGCAGGTTCA ATGCGCCCTTGTTTCTCTCCCACCCTCACTTCTACAATGCTGACCCGATGCTGGCAGAGGCAGTGCTTGGCCTCCACCCCAACCAAGAGGAGCATTCCTTATTCCTGGACATCCACCCG GTCACTGGGATCCCCATGAACTGCTCCGTGAAACTGCAGCTGAGCCTGTATATCAAGGCCATTAAAGGCATCGG ACAAACGGGGAAGATCCAGCCCGTGGTCCTGCCATTGGTGTGGTTTGAAGAG AGCGGGGCAATGGAAGGCAAGCCCCTGAAGACCTTCTATACCCAGCTTGTGTTGATGCCCAATGTGTTGCACTACGCCCAGTACGTCCTCCTCGCGCTGGGCTGCATCCTGCTGCTCATCCCCATCATCCACCAGTTGCGGAGCCAA gagaaatgctatttattttggaGTAGTAGTAAAAAGGGCTCAAAGGATAAGGAGGCCATTCAGGCCTATTCTGAATCCCTGATGACACCAGCTCCCAAGGGCACTGTGCTACAAGAAGCAAGACTGTAG
- the SCARB1 gene encoding scavenger receptor class B member 1 isoform X6 → MGSRSRARWAAAGLGFTGLLCAVLGAVMIVVVPTLIKQQVLKNVRIDPNSLSFNMWKEIPVPFYLSVYFFDVVNPDAVLLGQKPQVRERGPYVYREFRHKSNITFNDNDTVSFLEYRSFQFQPDKSHGLESDYIVMPNILVLAAAMMMEDKPMSLKLIMTLAFSTLGERAFMNRTIGEIMWGYEDPLIHLINKYLPNMLPFKGKFGLFAELNNSDSGIFTVFTGVKDFSRIHLVDKWNGLSKVNFWHSDQCNMINGTSGQMWAPFMTPETSLEFYSPEACRSMKLIYKESGTFQGIPTYRFVAPSTLFANGSVYPPNEGFCPCLESGIQNVSTCRFNAPLFLSHPHFYNADPMLAEAVLGLHPNQEEHSLFLDIHPVTGIPMNCSVKLQLSLYIKAIKGIGQTGKIQPVVLPLVWFEESGAMEGKPLKTFYTQLVLMPNVLHYAQYVLLALGCILLLIPIIHQLRSQGPRDATSQPSVATQPDRLPSPYAPLLQDSLHGRPISPTKV, encoded by the exons AATGTGCGCATCGACCCCAATAGCCTGTCCTTCAACATGTGGAAGGAGATCCCTGTCCCCTTCTACCTGTCCGTCTACTTCTTCGACGTTGTCAACCCCGATGCAGTCCTCCTGGGGCAGAAGCCGCAGGTGCGGGAGCGCGGGCCCTACGTGTACAG GGAGTTCAGACACAAGAGCAACATCACCTTCAATGACAATGACACAGTGTCATTCCTTGAGTATCGCAGCTTCCAGTTCCAGCCTGACAAATCCCATGGCTTAGAGAGCGACTATATCGTCATGCCCAACATCCTGGTTTTG GCTGCGGCGATGATGATGGAAGATAAGCCCATGAGCCTGAAGCTTATCATGACTTTGGCGTTCAGCACCCTTGGGGAGCGTGCCTTCATGAACCGCACCATAGGCGAGATCATGTGGGGCTATGAGGACCCCCTCATACACCTCATCAACAAGTACCTCCCAAACATGTTACCCTTCAAGGGCAAGTTTGGGCTATTTGCAGAG CTGAACAATTCTGATTCTGGGATCTTCACCGTGTTCACGGGGGTCAAAGACTTCAGCAGGATCCACCTCGTGGACAAGTGGAATGGGCTCAGCAAG GTCAACTTCTGGCATTCTGATCAGTGCAACATGATCAACGGGACTTCGGGACAGATGTGGGCACCGTTTATGACTCCTGAGACTTCGCTGGAATTCTACAGCCCTGAGGCCTGCCG GTCCATGAAACTTATCTACAAGGAGTCGGGGACGTTCCAAGGCATCCCCACCTATCGCTTCGTGGCCCCCAGCACCTTATTCGCCAACGGCTCTGTCTACCCGCCCAACGAGGGCTTCTGCCCATGCCTGGAGTCTGGAATTCAGAACGTCAGCACCTGCAGGTTCA ATGCGCCCTTGTTTCTCTCCCACCCTCACTTCTACAATGCTGACCCGATGCTGGCAGAGGCAGTGCTTGGCCTCCACCCCAACCAAGAGGAGCATTCCTTATTCCTGGACATCCACCCG GTCACTGGGATCCCCATGAACTGCTCCGTGAAACTGCAGCTGAGCCTGTATATCAAGGCCATTAAAGGCATCGG ACAAACGGGGAAGATCCAGCCCGTGGTCCTGCCATTGGTGTGGTTTGAAGAG AGCGGGGCAATGGAAGGCAAGCCCCTGAAGACCTTCTATACCCAGCTTGTGTTGATGCCCAATGTGTTGCACTACGCCCAGTACGTCCTCCTCGCGCTGGGCTGCATCCTGCTGCTCATCCCCATCATCCACCAGTTGCGGAGCCAA GGTCCCAGAGATGCCACGAGCCAGCCCAGCGTGGCCACTCAGCCAGACCGGCTCCCCAGCCCCTACGCCCCGCTTCTTCAAGACTCTCTCCATGGACGGCCCATCAGTCCTACTAAAGTCTGA